DNA from Brassica napus cultivar Da-Ae chromosome C4, Da-Ae, whole genome shotgun sequence:
AACTAGCTATAACTTTGTTGTCTAATGTATACATCAAATAGTTGAACATGTAAGAAAAAGTGATATATACTAtggaaattttatatataccatTTCACTCAGTAGAATTAAGAAGTGATAGTTTATTAAGCAAGTTGGTATAcatcattttataaaattaaaatccaaCTAGCATCTGTCAGTCAATATAGGAACTCTGTCTATATTACCGATGGGCGTTAACCCTAGTTTTTCTCAAGTAATTCTTGGACAGTGTCCCAAATCTTAAAACAAAGCAGACTACTTAATGGTAGATCCTAGAGGATTAAGCCACGTCCACCCCCCTCCCACCCACCAAGCTAATCAGATGTGCAGTATCCACCTACAATATTTGAAATCATTCTTCAAATCACCACTTATTAACTACTATGTACTTATTATCTCGTGTTTCACGTGAGAAtacgtttttttgttgttgagaCATATGGAAGTTTGAAACAATAGTCTGTGAAGTATATGTATATGTACCCGCGTAAAGTCAAAATTACTCCATCCGGATACAAATGTACGATGttctatctttttattttgtatataactgtatgatgttttgagatataattaatgtatttatttttaaaatttaaacataaattaaaaagtaaaattataagtggtgaaactttattgatataaccaaaaagtaacaattaaaatagtgtatttattatttcttaataTGCGTGTAAAACCTTAAACATCGTACATTTAAATCTAGAGGGAGTATTTTACAACCTGAATCCTATCGCAATGTCTGCTTATTGCTCTTTAATCATTAATAGATcattttccgcgctacgcgcggataagtgcctttaaatttttacaaatGTATGTTGTATAAATATCAGATATTGtagaattattttaatttttaaactcaTTTTGAATTATAATGGTAGCATGTAAGATAGTTATTTTggaattattttgtttgtatacaggtttaaataaaaaatcaaaattgttATAGATAAATGTATATGAAATTTCTTCTTTCCAATAACACACTTATAAATATCATGCTAAGTTTACGTCATCAATTTGAAATCAATTGTGGAATGCCAGTTTTAAGACTGAAACCATTTTGAATATGTTTGGTATTGCAATATTgaattaagtaaaaaaaataataatatataacataacatgaattataattatgaaaatatattttgttatattgcttttattttatcattttgctatgtttctttattttatttagaatgTCTTAACCTTTTTATTGTAGAGGCTgttcattaatataaattaatttttaacgCAATagatgtattttattatttgaaaattatctTTTTAGTACAATATGACATATAAATATTAGTGTGCAGTTAATTATTCCTCTAAGTTTAATCATAACTTATTGTTATTCTgataatatttaacatattattGTTTGGCTATATGACCATCAAACACATGAATTTTAAGAACTTAACCTGATTTTGCATTTGTGTCTTTGCCATCGTTCTTGAAAACCTAAATTTGTGAATTGTGGTGGAATTTATTGTGTTTTAAACATATACAATCATCATtttacagtagaacctctataaattaatactcgataaattaataatctctataaattaataaatttcgtcgGTCCCAACTTGGACCAAtgtaaaatatgacacaaatcgataaaataaaaagataataatatttttaaaactctcatgtaaatatatagtcccattaaaatcttaaattgctaatctatctctatatattttatataagtacaaactaaacattatattgttggttttatattcacaatgaaaatatttctagttttcttaatattttaatatattttgataatatttagtaaaaatatatcaaaaatcacATAACAATTCgatgaaacataaaatatacaccaaataagataataaaatatatatgaaagttaaatttataaaatttaaatattttatatacggtaaaaaacaaatattttcttattttattaataaaatagaaaaaatagaaagaaaaaaaatctaaaaaggaaaacttttgtaaattaatatttctgtaaattaataaaattttaaagtcccaacattatttaattatagaggttctactgtactTCCTCTTCTAAATGTATCTCTCGGTATGATGATAATCGTGAAAGAAGTGTTACTAACTCACTATAGTATTTTATAGCTAAAAGGAccttatttttaaacatataaatttggtGCAAAAGGTTATTGAGAatgttaaaacttttttttgtctcaatATTAAAATGTGAAAACTCAATTAAATTGTTTAATGATGATGGCTCGAATAGtataaattttcaatcaaattttCTTTGTAACTTAACAAAACTATTTTGTTGGTATATAAGGCAAGAGTAAAAAAGAGTGTCATAATCCAACAAAATGAGAAAATACAACCTTGCTAAGTCGGTAAACTGAATCAATTGCATATATTTAATACTACTGAGTGCGAATTAAATAAAACCCACTTCTGAAATAAAAATGgtataagttttatttttaagaaaacagaAATGGTATATACCCTTTTGTTATAACACAAATTGTTGAAAGTATATTCCAAATTGGACAGAATAGTCTTTTGACGTGGGGAAAATGATCTATACCATTTTTACGAAAACATTTGTTTAAGAACATCTAGTACATATATACTGCATATATACTGTACTGATTTAAAACAGCAAATGCCAATATCTGAAGTTTACACTATGCACATTTTTGAACTGAAACATGCATTTTACGGAGACTAACAAAAAACACATTCGAAAAGTATTTCTACGTTTTCACAGGAGAGCAAGGAAATGAGGAAAAGCAGTAGCACAACTTTGTTTTTACTCTTctgtttccttgttgcttctactTTGGTGAAAACTACGGCTTGGGTTCTACAGCCAGTCATACCACCACGCTGGATCTGTCATATCTACTGTCATCGCCGACAGTTTCGTCGTGACCATAGCATTATTGCGTCATTGCTTCGTTTGCACTTTCATGATTGCTTTCTCACGGTTTGTAAGCTTCTCATTGTGTTGGAATAAATACATATGGACTTAGTAATGTATGTAGAAGTAATTTACATTGATCAAGCAATGTTATGAATGATTGTGTAGGGTTGTTATGAATGATTGTGTAGGGTTGTGAGGCTTCCCTCTTCATTAGCCCCAGACCTGGGAGGCCATAAGTGAAAAGCACATGACTAAATTAAAAATCAGATCAAATGCCAAGgccagttaatttttttttgtaaacgaaCCTGCCTTTCATTTGGTTCCTTAACGAAGCAGAGGAGGATTGTTTTCGCATTGATATCAAGTTAATAGAGGCATCTCACGACTTATGGAAACGTTCATACGCTTTGCATCCTCATAGCAGAGCATTTGGTCGTTGTACCACAACTCTAAATCTAGCTTTCCGCTATTGCAAAACATGTTCGGAAATGGAACTCATGTTTTCACCTAGTTAAATATCAAGAGATATATAATTTGACAGTTAATGATATGAATCGTATAATATGAAAATCATATATGTCATGACATGTATCTAAACTGAATCTTACATAGCACAAATCAGGGTATGcattttataacattttcttTGAATGGATGAAACACATTTAAACAATTTCAATTTTCatagaaaatatattcatatacaaATTATACTAAACACTTAGCCTCTCGAACCCAACCATCTAcataaatcatcatcatcattcccAAGTAAGCAATTCCACCGAGAGAGTTGCTCTTTCCTCTTAGCCTTGGTCCAACAATGATGAACCGGTGCTTTAGGAAACTCAACGTCTTCCAATTGATAGCTCGAGACCAACTTGGTTTAAAAAAACTCAAGTTATGGAAAATGTAACTCTTTAGCTATCAAACTCTGTTACACTATCAAAATTACTATAAGAATTTTGGAAATCAATTAGATAAAAAAGATATTGTGGTGATAGTTTAACTTACAACTTCTCTGATTGATTTGGATAAAATGAGTAGGTTCTTCAGGTCTTTTTGATCTACATCACAAATCAGTCAAATAAGCTTAGCAAGAGTTCTTGTGGcagaaattgaaaacaaaaattgtcaAAAGATAAGAAACATTCAGCTTTCTGCTACTTTGTCTCTTCACCGGTGGTGATTCAGATGCCGTAAACTCTAATCTGATCTAGACAACGGATTCTGATCATAATCATAACTATCATGATCTCATCACAGCAATGAAATCCATATTCTCGCCTCGGCTTCCACTTCCTCGGTATCTAAATCAAACCTTGTACGCTGATTAATTAACTTCCACTTGAGAAATGTCCTTTATAAAActgcatatatatattcacaGTACCTCATAGAAAATGAACTCCGCACTAACAATGAGATGACCTGACCTGACCTGACCTGCTTCATAAGAAAATTCGAGGCTCTTGAATTTGGTTGAGATCGATAAAACATGTTTGTCATGATACAAAATAAACTTGGAATGAACTTCTTCTGACAAAGAGTTCCTTTTGATAGTTCCCATCAGACCATTAATCACCTGATTCACGGATAGAGACTGGCTCCTGAGAAAGCATGCTTGTGTCTGGAAACAGAAACCATAGATACAAAtgtctaaaaaaatatataaaagagagaTCGTAAGGCGAGTAAGAGGGTAATGAATCACAAAATAATTTGTGTTTGGGGTTCTTACTTGGTTCTCTATCGCTTTGATAGGAAATAATAACACAGCATCAGAGTTTCATTGAAGATCTAAGGTCTTCGACTTTGTAATGCAATTTGTTGTATGGAGGTCGTAGATCGTTGTTCGATGAAAGCTTTGATGTAGGGTTTATATCAGGAGAGAAAGAAAGGGAGATGAAAAGATAAAATATCTTTATTAAGATAGGTATAAACAACAAAATTGAATGAGTGTGGTTGGGTGGTGGTGATAACTCCACATAAACGTTGGATTGCAGAAGTCGGAAACGATGATCGTGAATATGAAGAGTTTGTGACGGCTTAAGACGCAGAGTGTTTGTAACGAAGTTTGGGCTGGTTAAAAATGGACCATgacttatttatattttgaaccCACATGAATTGATTTTCGAATAACAAAAGAATGATGTGGCGATTTGGAAGCTTTCTATTGGGTGATTTTCCGATCCGACGTGACATAGTTCACCTTTTAGCAATGTAAGATTATGCCACTTTATAACTCCTATGCCGCTTCATAACTCCCTCCAGTAGAAATTTATTAGTATTAGAAATGTgaactaattattttaataatgctGATCATGACTtataagaaaaaacaatatCAAGTGTGTATGCACGTAATCGAGTGCAATTTCTTTATTGAATGTTAGTAGCAATACCATTGATGTGTATGGCCTCTATATAAGAAGCATGGTCCTATGCCATTTGGAAACGAAGCTTTCTAGCTTCTCAACAATGGCGACCATTCCTTCTCACAACCTTCTCACGAAGAACTATCACTCTTCTTCGCCGTTCAAAACCACCAGCTCCTCTGAACCTTCTTTCATTCATCTCCCGGAGAAAAGATCCCGAGTAGCTGCAAAAGCTTCTCTCTCTAGAACCAACGAGGCTTCTTTATCCGCCGTCATCTCCAGGCTCGAGCGCGAAAGGCAAGGATTAACCGACGGCGGCGGAGAACAGTGGCGTACGGCGGAGGATTTTCGCCGGCGCGACAAGAAAACCGAGGAAGAGAGGAGGCTTAGAGACACGTGGCGTAAGATCCAAGGAGAAGACGATTGGGCCGGGCTAACTGATCCAATGGACCCGGTTCTAAGATCGGAGCTGATCCGTTACGGCGAAATGGCTCAGGCCTGTTACGACGCCTTCGACTTCGATCCTTCCTCGAGGTACTGCGGCAGCTCCAGATTCTCCCGCCACGAGTTTTTCGATTCCCTTGGGATGAAGGGATCGGGATACGAGGTGGCGCGTTACCTCTACGCGACGTCGAACATCAACCTCCCCAACTTCTTCTCGAAATCGAGGTGGTCGAAAGTGTGGAGCAAAAACGCTAACTGGATGGGATACGTCGCCGTTTCGGATGACGAAGCCACGCGTCACCGTCTCGGACGCCGCGACATCGCGATCGCGTGGAGAGGAACCGTTACGCAGTTGGAATGGATCGCGGATCTTAAGGACTATTTAAAACCGGTATCCGGTAACAACCTCCGGTGCCCCGACCCGGCCGTTAAGGTCGAATCCGGGTTTTTGGATCTTTACACGGATAAGGACACGTCATGCAAATTCTCGAGATTTTCGGCGCGTGAGCAAGTCTTAGCGGAGGTGAAGCGTCTGGTGGAGAGATACGGCGACGATGAAGACGAGGAGCTGAGCATCACCGTGACGGGACACAGTCTCGGCGGCGCGCTGGCGATACTGAGCGCGTACGACGTGGCGGAGATGGGGTTGAATCGGAGTCGGAGCGGGAAGGTGATTCCGGTGACGGTTTTGACTTACGGTGGGCCGCGCGTGGGAAACGTGAGGTTCAAGGAGAGGTTGAAGGAGCTGGGAGTGAAGGTGATGAGAGTGGTGAACGTGCACGACGTCGTTCCGAAATCGCCGGGGCTATTTCTGAACGAGCGTGCTCCGCACGCGGTGATGAAAATAGCCGAGGGGTTGCCGTGGTGTTACTGCCACGTGGGGGAGGAGCTGGCGCTGGATCACCAGAACTCGCCGTTCCTTAAGTCCTCCGTTGATCCTTCTAATGCTCATAACCTCGAGGCTCTACTCCATCTCCTTGACGGGTGAGTCctctattttaatattattattactatttatgtaacataattttttacacataaaaacaagattaatatttttgCATACTAAAATAACTACAAATATGcgaaaaataacattaaaataaaaataatttgataaaatcaataattaactaataaaaatatatcaaaattttaggttttaaaaacattcgtttagaaatagataaaataattgtattttttggtgTTCTAATACTCAAATATTCGCATAAGTtcctaaattaaaataaatttaagatttgTAAAGCAAATATATAATTAGCAAGTTAATTGGATGCTCCACATTTACAGTCTTTGtggcaattttttaaaaaagacgGAAACGTATGATAGTGACTATGGTTAGATGATATGATTGAAAGGccgataaaattaaaaattgatatGATTTAGATAGTGAGactttataaaactaataaaataaactggtaAGTTGAATAAAAGTCGTatagaaattttgttttattatctcCAGAAGTTAAAAACGACAAAATTTAAGCCGTGGGAAATATAGAATGGACAAGATAACCAATTCTATTATTCGAAGATACGACGATATTcacattaaatatttgataatacaaAAAAGTTTAGAATTGGGATCTTCTGAATGTTAAACGACTTTGTGCTATGTTGCCATTGGTGCATGACCTTTTCTACAAACGTTTAATTGTAATATATAAGTtgaatcatcttcttctttttacgGCAAGTTGAGTAATTCAAATTCTCTTGTTGGTTACTGCTGATTTATTTGTAATAAACTTTACAAAACCTACGGAATACTGAAAACAGTGAAAAATGGCATCACTACGTtgtaagaaaaaacaaaaaaaacaatactgTATTTTCTAAAAAGGAGaaatacaacaatattaataatcaaattaatatatatatatatatatatatatatatatatatatataaagcttttcaaataatatcaaCACTAGATCTCGAttcgcgcaaccgcgcggatatttgttttcatttatttttatataaacatttttttttcaattctaaattagtattataatgtatttaaggtgtgtttatcattttttaaaacataataattttaccatattttttttattgtgtccATAATCACGAAGGAgttgtaattgtgtaatttcttttatatattctaCTACTATAACATAAAATACTTAAGGAGTCGTAATCCTCAAGCcagttttttttgaaaaaatcgtATCTATTGAGATATTTTGAGATTATACTTGcttttcaaattaaaagaaactaggataagacccgcgccttgcgcgggattaagttattatttttattatattttggagaatgaaacaatagtttggcttcatttggattacgggtgttcaacccggatatcgggttagtttcggttcggttcggtttttttcggtatttggttagtaaaatataactactattctaaatcaatatttactttgactttagtctttcacatacttttgaaagatttcaactggacgactaaattgatcagccaatcttgttgctttaaatcattagtgtttatatatatatattatttagtttgaatatttattaaataaaaattcatatgcgttatattttatgatcatttgtaacttattataacaaaaaaataatctattgatcacaaaattttcagagtgggaatattcaaatttctaataatatatagacattttgaaaaattcaaatataacatataagaaaaaatataaatgtttttattatatatttaatgtgattttttaatatctttcaataatataaaattaaaaaaaagaactaagaccaaaattgttatcaaatatttattattcataataattaattttcatatatacgttaatcatattaggtaatttcgtagcttctaattaaggaaagtgcaaaaaaaaatttggtagattatttatcaattcgatagttagtttaataaaaaatataatgtaagtcaagatggaccaacctatttttctaagaatagtatattttatatagtcatttattaaatgagaatttataatcatacagttctatgatcattcatatcattttataactgaatatttaaatcatcgataacaaaaatttcaatgtgaaatctttaataagtttataatttataaatgtttttgaaaattcattgaaagttttaatattaaaatatttatgtaatcttatggtatatagtataatctatatatatatatataaatatatatgtttattatt
Protein-coding regions in this window:
- the LOC106394020 gene encoding phospholipase A1-Igamma2, chloroplastic-like; translated protein: MVLCHLETKLSSFSTMATIPSHNLLTKNYHSSSPFKTTSSSEPSFIHLPEKRSRVAAKASLSRTNEASLSAVISRLERERQGLTDGGGEQWRTAEDFRRRDKKTEEERRLRDTWRKIQGEDDWAGLTDPMDPVLRSELIRYGEMAQACYDAFDFDPSSRYCGSSRFSRHEFFDSLGMKGSGYEVARYLYATSNINLPNFFSKSRWSKVWSKNANWMGYVAVSDDEATRHRLGRRDIAIAWRGTVTQLEWIADLKDYLKPVSGNNLRCPDPAVKVESGFLDLYTDKDTSCKFSRFSAREQVLAEVKRLVERYGDDEDEELSITVTGHSLGGALAILSAYDVAEMGLNRSRSGKVIPVTVLTYGGPRVGNVRFKERLKELGVKVMRVVNVHDVVPKSPGLFLNERAPHAVMKIAEGLPWCYCHVGEELALDHQNSPFLKSSVDPSNAHNLEALLHLLDGYHGKGERFVLSNGRDPALVNKASDFLKEHFMVPPFWRQDANKGMVRNSEGRWIQAERLRSEDHHSPDIHHHLSQLRLLPS